TATCCGACCGACCGAGATGGTCGCCTCTCCCGCCGCCGCCTTTCGGCTCTGTTGCACGACGGCTATATCAGCAAACAGCGGATGCTGGTCGTGAACCCGCGCGATGAGACCCCAGCGCCCGTCTATCATCTGGCGAAGCAAGGTTGCCAGTTTTTAGCGGAGCATTTTGAAGACGATCGGTATTTAATGAAGCCGACCAGCATTGCGCAGCCGATGCACCTTTATCATTATCTGGCCGTGGCCAACACACATATGCTGCTCGACAAAGCCATTGCCCAAAGTCCTGTCAAATTGGTGGCCTGGTGCAATGAGCAGGAATATCTCAATCCGGAGAACCCCGATCCCAAGCAACGAATTCGGTTGTATGCCGAACTGAAGACGGCCCCTAAAAAAATCATCTGTGCTCCCGACTCCGGTTTTCTGCTGGAAGTAGACGGGCACCGTGGTGTCTTTTACCTGGAGCAGGACCGAGACCGTGACAACTACAGTCACAATCGTGTCGCGGCATTGAAGTCTCCCGGCTATACGGAACTCCATCGCCAACAACGACATCGAAAACATTTCCCGGAAACAACTCTCAATCGGTTTACCGTAGTGATGGTTGCACCGAGTGTAAAACGGCGTGATGCCCTCCGTCGCGCTTTTCATAAAAAAGCAGGCGCGGATTTTTGGCGGTTTGCATCACTGACAGAATTAACGCCAAAAACATTTCTGCATGAACGGGTCTGGTATCGGACGGATGCTGACGAGCCACAACCGTTGGTCAAGCCAACGACATCATCAACCGTCACATCAGAATTAGTTCGAAATAGCGAGGAGACAGACAATGCGTTGGCAGTCTCAAAATCTTGAACGATTTACCTATATCGGGGCCTCCGGGCAGGTCTCCGCCCCGACATATGCTGGTTGTTTTGTGGGTTGTTTGTGTATTTGTTTGCCCACCAACGACTTACGGGTGTCGTGGCTGTCATTCGGCAAGCTCAATCCAGCCCCGACCTCACAGCTTTCCAGGGGGGTAACGAGTCAACCTGTGAGGTCGGGGCTAGATCGCCCCCGACACCCCCGGAAAACCATCCGTCAGCTCCCGGCCATATGCCTGCCGCTGTCAGATTGTTTTCCACTCTTCTTCCTCTGGTCAGAAGAGCATAAGTCGTACTCCCTCCCATGTATGTTGTTTTGTTTTTTACGAACCGGCAATGCCGGGCTGTTTTTGTTTGGCCGACAGCACGCAAAATTGCATAGCAATACATTGCATGCCTCCCATGAAAATAAATTCCGGCATGAACGGATTGAATACATCCAGGAAGTTCGAGATCTTTCGTACACGCTGACACGGCAGCGTTTTACGGGAGCGAACTTTTTCGATGTCCGCCTACGGGCGGTTTTTGTACCCCATTTCACCCCTAATTGTATGGAACACGTACCAACCACAGTTCGACACGATGTCGATTCTAAAATGAGGACACCGATTGTCATTGCGAAACCACATTGGTTTCAGTTTTGGAAACAGCCCACGCTTGTCAATATGCAATTGCTCGCCCGCCAGGTCGACCTTGCAAATGACTGGAATCGGTTGACTGAACAGAGGCGAAAACTTCTCGAAGACCTAAGTAGTTTTCAGAAGCAGACAACCCAGTTCAAAAAACAGGAAGGAAAGTGGCGAAACCTGTTTCAGACCATCGAGTGGGCTTCACAGCCAACTCGAAAAACCAACAAGCCCCGTGTCCTCCCGGGCATGGGACTTGAATTGAGCCTCCTGGCTCTGCATTTGGTGGTAGGAATCGCATTTATGATGGTCTGACCATCATGACGGAAGCGATTCCGAAGGAGTGAGAACAGTGTGTCATACGGAAGTTGCCGTTGTCAACTTCCGTATGCAGGCTCGCGGATGTGTTGAGTGTCGTTTTCGAACGTACCAGACGCTTTCTAAAGCTGACCATGATTCCCATCAGGAATCCAACTCGATGAGCAGGCGATTCTCCCTCGCTCATCAACTTTTATTGGATGCAACGACCGGTTTCAACTTCACCGACCAGAGAGGGTTGGTTTGGTATTTGGTTGGGACAGGTCTTTCATCCCGTCAATTTGACGGATTTCAATTTCTTTACTCCCTCATCATTATGGAAAATGAAAAGAAAACAACACCGGCAAAAGTTTCTAACGCCACTAACAAGGTTAAGGAATCAAAACAGCCACCCATTTGTCGTGTGGAATTCAGCGGCATCAGCGCTGCTGTCTGGCCCAAGCAGATTCCTTCTGCCGACGGTCAATCACGCGAAACGTGGATGGTCAGTCTCACCCGTTCCTATCGGGACGGGAATGAGACAAAGCGAACGCACGTTCTATTTCCGGAACATTTACTGCCCGCTTCAATGGCGCTCATCAAAGCATGGGAATTTATTGAAAACGGCGGCAAACCCGAGGAGCAGAATGATGCATAAGGACGCAATCGCAACGGTGAAGGATTTCGTTGGTTGCTAAGAGCTTGCTCAATCCAACGAGACTGGAGTGAGAATCAAAGCATTTCGGAACGGTTGCCCTCTCAATCGTTCCGGAAACAAACCTGCCCTCTGTGGCAGGAGGCTGGACAACTTCGTCGAGTGTCATCTGTGGATGTACCAGGCATTTTGACTGGCTGAAATCGATTCACTTTTTGAATCTCATTCGATGAGCGGAACATCCTCTCCCGCTCATCACCCTTTGTTCGGTTTCAAACGACCGCCAAACTCTTGTCGAAAATGTTCACGATCTCCTTGCGCACTTTGCAAACTCGTGTCATGGTCGCGGTCTGTCTGCTCGATTTGATGTTTTTCCATGTAGACAGGTAAACGAATCTCACGGGTTGCTGATTAACTATGAGAGGCAATTCAGAACTGTTCCTTCCACAGAAAGGTTGAACCAATGGCTAAAAAAAGTGCAAAACGAAACAGTAATAATCCTCCGGAAAAAGTGTTCCGAATTGGATTCATCACGGCTTCCGTTTTCGGACATGAAATTGAAACTGACGAAGGTCCCATTACAGTTCGTAGCGTCAACGTGCAGAAACGGTATAAGGATGGAGAGGACGTTAAATATACGTCGTCCTTTAATCTGGCGGAATTGCCACAGGCGATTCGCGTGCTGCAGATGGCACAGGGCTACGTCGAACGGGCTGAAGCCGAAATCTTTCTGGACTAGAACTTCGGCAGATTCGTTTCTGGACGGTGATTGAAACTTCGATCACCGTCCCCTCTTTCTTAAAACTTGAAAGGTATGAAGATGAACGTACCAGAAATTGAGAATCGACTCGAAAAGATCGAAACGCTTCTCTCTGAACTGATCCAACAAAAAACTCAGAAGGAATGGTATAGCACAGCGGATCTCGCAGAACTCACAGGTCGGGCCGAATTTACAGTTCGTGAATGGTGCCGCCTCGGTCGTGTCACGGCAGAAAAAGAGGTTGATGGACGGAAACATGAATGGCGAGTCAGTCATGCAGAAGTCCAACGTATTCTAAATCATGGTCCAAGACCACTCATCCTTCGAAATTGAAAGCTGCGCCCTCAAAAGGGCTGATCTGGACTTCACAATGTTTTTCCTGCAAGGTGCTATCGTCTCTCATGGCCTCACTTGAGAACCGCACTGGCTATTTCAACGTCGTGTTTCGGTTCGGTGGCAAGAAGTATACTCGGTCGCTTCATACCGATGACGAGTCAGAAGCCAATCGATTACTGGCAAATCTTGAACAGACCGTTCGAGACGTTAAGAGTGGTCGTATTTCTTTGCCACCGGACGCCGATATTCCAACGTTTTTGCTGTCTGATGGGAAACTAACAACTCCTCATGTTAGTGACAGCGATTCTATTTCTGAAACTCGGCTTTCTCTTCACGAGCTTTTCGAATCGTTTTTTGTTTCCTTACCAGATGATTCTCTGGAAGAATCAACGATCTCGTTAATAAAAACGCATCGGAATAACTTACTCCGTATACTGGGAAAAGATGTATTCATCGAAGATATCGATTTGAACGCTCTTGATCTCTACAGCAAGAAACGTCGGAGAGAAAATGGTCGCCGGAAAGGAAAAGTTAGCTCATATACAATTAAAAAGGAACTTGTGACATTGCGACGCGTACTTCAGTGGGGTAAGAAGCGTGGCAAACATGAGTCTGAGATTCCTGCAATTCGGGATGTACAACTTCCAAAGTCAACCGAACGACCTATATTTCAAACATTCGATGAAATCACAGTCCAGGTCGAACAGGGTGATCTAACTGAGGAACAGCAAAGCGAGCTCTGGGAATGCTTGTATCTGAGAACAGATGAGATTGATCAATTGATTCAACATGTGCGTAAGAATGCATTGCACACGTTTCTTTACCCAATGGTTGTTGCGGCAGCGCATACAGGAGCCCGCCGTAGTGAACTCATGCGATCACAGCTTACCGACATTCGGGATGATGTACTCATAATTCGTGAGAAAAAACGTCGCCGTGGGCAAGAGTCGACACGCAGGGTTCCAATGTCCACACTCCTGAATGAAACGCTGCATGAATGGAAAGGTGAGCATCCGGGTGGAAAATACACGTTTGCCGTAAAAGAAATATCGAATCGAAAACATGCTGAAATAGGCCGGGCTATTTCGCGTGACGAGGCACACAGCAGTTTTAAAAGAGTGTTGAAAGATAGTAAATGGAGTGTCATTCCAGGATGGCATTGCCTGCGGCATTCCTTCATCAGTAATCTCGCATCCAATTCGATCGACCAAAGGCTGATCGATGAATTCGTCGGACACACGACTGAAGAAATGCGCCGTCGTTACCGTCATCTGTTTCCCGAAGTGAAACAGGCAGCTATTCGGTCAGTGTTTCATTGAAGGCTCCCCCATAATGGTATCTATAGAATCCAATGTAATTCCAATCTCATTGAAACTGTGTCTGTGATTTGTCCACTGTAGCTACTAGTTATTGTCCCTCAAACTCAAATCTGTCTGGTACCCTTCGTACAAATTACAAAATGAGCGAGGTCTCGAATCGTTTTTGTGTTTTAACACAGTCAGATTTCCAGTACTCGATAAGTTCAACCTCATCTCAGCGGTAAACACAACACTTGGACCACAAATCAAAGAAAATGATCACACCACAATAGTGCATGTTTAATCACATCTGATGTATATTAAAATAAAAATAATAACTTGATATTACAGTATAGG
This window of the Gimesia fumaroli genome carries:
- a CDS encoding replication-relaxation family protein; this encodes MITTRDIPVFEKLARYFLMNRRMVQQECYPTDRDGRLSRRRLSALLHDGYISKQRMLVVNPRDETPAPVYHLAKQGCQFLAEHFEDDRYLMKPTSIAQPMHLYHYLAVANTHMLLDKAIAQSPVKLVAWCNEQEYLNPENPDPKQRIRLYAELKTAPKKIICAPDSGFLLEVDGHRGVFYLEQDRDRDNYSHNRVAALKSPGYTELHRQQRHRKHFPETTLNRFTVVMVAPSVKRRDALRRAFHKKAGADFWRFASLTELTPKTFLHERVWYRTDADEPQPLVKPTTSSTVTSELVRNSEETDNALAVSKS
- a CDS encoding helix-turn-helix domain-containing protein — its product is MNVPEIENRLEKIETLLSELIQQKTQKEWYSTADLAELTGRAEFTVREWCRLGRVTAEKEVDGRKHEWRVSHAEVQRILNHGPRPLILRN
- a CDS encoding site-specific integrase; translation: MASLENRTGYFNVVFRFGGKKYTRSLHTDDESEANRLLANLEQTVRDVKSGRISLPPDADIPTFLLSDGKLTTPHVSDSDSISETRLSLHELFESFFVSLPDDSLEESTISLIKTHRNNLLRILGKDVFIEDIDLNALDLYSKKRRRENGRRKGKVSSYTIKKELVTLRRVLQWGKKRGKHESEIPAIRDVQLPKSTERPIFQTFDEITVQVEQGDLTEEQQSELWECLYLRTDEIDQLIQHVRKNALHTFLYPMVVAAAHTGARRSELMRSQLTDIRDDVLIIREKKRRRGQESTRRVPMSTLLNETLHEWKGEHPGGKYTFAVKEISNRKHAEIGRAISRDEAHSSFKRVLKDSKWSVIPGWHCLRHSFISNLASNSIDQRLIDEFVGHTTEEMRRRYRHLFPEVKQAAIRSVFH